Within Citrus sinensis cultivar Valencia sweet orange chromosome 1, DVS_A1.0, whole genome shotgun sequence, the genomic segment GGATCGGAAAGTAAGAATCAATTATTTGTCTACATTTGGTACTCTCACTTGTACCTCCTGTTTTTCGGATAGGAGTTCTTTCCATGATCTGAGCAAATTATACATGATACGGGTGTTTGATgtctaataaaaaagaatatatgagTGACAGAACTACTCTGCGCATAAACGGGATTGCCACTCTGGATTGCAGAGCAAGAAGCATCAAGCACCGGGAGGCAGCAACAGCAGTTGATTCATGGCTAGCATTGAAGTACACATGCTTTAGATTTTCAATCACAAAGCGCTGTGATGAAACCTTGCCCACGACGGCATCATCATTACCGGCTGAAGCTTCCTCCAGTATTAGCTGCATTTATTCCTTTTCATCACTTCCCGTCTCTACACAGTGCAATTGCCTTTCTTCAACTGTATCCCCTATCAATGTATCAATCTATTTTCTGAAACCGCTTCCTGTCATGAAGAACCTTATATGAGTATACATTCACTCGTACAAGTGTAATGGTTTTTTGAAGACTCCTAAGCTTGGAAAAAATCTGCCTGCCTCGGAATTCGGAAATTAGTGCTTCCGAAACAAGCCTTTGCAATAACATCTGCTGAGAAGCTCCTCAGGTCCCCCAGCAACTCTAATATCAATTGGCAAACCATTCAAAGTTTATTTTTCCCAGATGCAAATTTAAGTTCAATTTATAAACCCCTCAAATTTAATGATGTGTTCAATTTACCTATGgtctttaaaatgaaaaacaaactggaagggggggggggggggggggggggagaaaaaaaagatttgggTATGCAaatgaacaaaacaaagaataataacggaaaatttagaataaataaaatttaaagggaCATCAATGTAAACTTGCAATGTtgtatataaaatcaaaattctgCTACCCTAAGAATTGTAACGAGAAACACTGcgtttgctgctgctgctgctgctgctggagGCTTCATCTCCTTCTCTGCAAATATCTTCAGGTTCAGATCTCTCTTTGTACAACCTCCACGTGTCTGTGCATCTCTCGTTCATCATCTGACGAACGGTTCAGATTTTGTTGATTAGGAAATTGATTGcgatgaatttatttttggcgCTTAAGATCTCTGATTAAGTggatgaattagaaaatatcttttctgaatcttttttttttttggttggattTTTGTATGATATGATTagttttttggttattttgcTGGTAGgctttttagaaattttaaaattttgattgatgttttgtgtttcttttaaaaattagatttttgaAGTTAATATTGAGTGTATGTGACAGGTTTCTCTGATAAAATGTCTCGTGTGTACGTGGGTAACTTGGATTCACGAGTTTCTGAGCGGGATCTTGAGGATGAGTTTCGTGTGTTTGGAGTTATTCGAAGGTAAGGATTCCTTTTTTTgcaaatttatgttattgagCAATTTTTGTTATCAATATGTTATTACTGGTCAATAGAGTATCTCTATGTTCCTACTTTGCAGAGAGTGAAAGTCAAACGCactatatttctctttttgtttgtatttgtGTTTGTGATTGTTTGCTTGCTTGTGTATTCATTTGTGTATGTTTGCACTTTTTTGAAAGTGTATATGTTAGGCTGAACCCTGCGCTTGGTAGTTTCCTTATCTGGGAAGCTGGGAAATAGCGGTGGGCGTTTTGGGTTTCGGTTTGGTTTTTACAAGTTTTGGTTCGGATTGCAACCTGTTCGGGTTTGAGAATTCAACCCAAATGgcttgaaaaattatttcggTTCAGTTCAGTTTCAAATTCGGTCCGGGATTGGGTCATAATTTTGGTTTCAATTACGGTTTGGTTTGGAATTTCGgcttaaaaaattcataacagCTTAAATCATATGGTAAAGTCTGCTTCTGTTTATACCAAATCAAGCATTAGCACTATCGAACTATAATTTGTTACAAATACTGAAAACACAGAACATTTTTTAACGAGACAACAAcacaaattataaacaaaataagcGAAGCCCCAACAAAGAAATCCAAAACTTTGTCTAAACAGTAgagcataaaaaattaattaattcatacacAGAAATGAGATTATACTACACTAAATTTGACTCATTTTTTTGCTTGCTTTAAAATATACAAGTATGCTTTGCCAGTAGTATCACTCTCATAATCAGCACCAAGGTGCAATTAGACatgtattttcttaaaattaatcttataataaaagtatttGTTCATTtggtgaaagaaaaaataaacagaacATCTTTACCACTTACGATCAACATTAAATGGAGAGCAATGAGCTTGCAATGCCGATGATTAACCTCCGGGTGCTGAAACGCCGACGAGATGGAAGCCGTGAAATTGAGCGGTGTTACTGGTGGGACGTGAAATTGGGCGGCATTACTGGTGGGAGGAGCAACCGACTGCTGCTGGCGTGTGATGGAGTTGAGAGATGACTGCTGACCACCGATGATGAGCTGGCGGTGTGGTACGGCGAGGGGCTGGCGGTGTGACGCTGTTAGGGGCTTGAGATTTGCCGTCAATCGGGTTGGGAGAGTTGTGAGAGTCTGAGAGAGTAGTTAGGGATTTTTGGGATTGGGGGAGATTAGGTCAATCGGGTTGGTGGGggtatctatattttttttaatataaaaccCAATCGGTTTTGCTATTCGATTCGAGTAAACCCAAACCAAATAACAAAACTGATTGGTTTTAGATTTTCAATCCGTTCGGGTTTTAGGTTCGAACAGAACCGAAtcaaaacccaaaataaattcGAGGTTTGGTTTGGTTCTGTTCGACCCGACCCGAACGCCCATCCCTACTGGGAACTGTGAATTCTTCTTTATTGGTCCATGGTTACTTACAAAGTGTGAATCTCATGGGTTCCAAGTTGTTGAAGGCTTTGCCATGGACTGAACTTTGTTTGTTAAGCCTTAAGAGATAGTACTTCCAATGCTTCTCCTAGCTCACTGTCTGATACATTATCTTTGTGTGCAGTGTTTGGGTTGCTCGGAGGCCGCCTGGTTATGCTTTTATAGACTTTGATGACTATAGGGATGCACAGGATGCGATTCGTGAATTAGATGGTATGTCAAGATCCTTCATTTCtgattatgactatttcaaTGTGATTAACAGCAGTTCTTTGTCATTCTCAAATTCTTTTGCTTGCTTAATGACATGCTCTTTcacatcatttttatttttatttttctgttggTTGGGATGATGGGCGGCATGTGGTTGGTAATATGAGCTCATACTGAAAAGAAAGTCTTCAGTTGTATTGCCTTCTCTTGATATACTTGACCGGTCTAACAACTATTTGATGCTGTCTTTCTTTCATCTATTATGTTTTGAGAGGTTACTCATATATTATTCAGGCAAGAATGGCTGGAGAGTTGAGCTTTCTCACAATTCAAGAGGTGGAGGTGGTGGCCGCGGAGGGGGTCGTGGTCGCTCTGGTGGTTCTGATTTGAAGTGCTATGAGTGTGGTGAGCCTGGTCATTTTGCCCGTGAATGCCGTCTGCGTGGTGGTTCAGGGAGACGTCGTAGCCGCAGTCCGAGATATCGCAGGAGCCCAAGTTATGGACGAAGGTGATTTTACTGAAtcagttattttttattttttaggatgTCTAATTTACTTGGTTTCATACCATACTTGTATTTGGACTTCCAGCTGGTGTTGTCTTACTTGCCCATTGTATTTTTCAAGTATTTTTtcccaaataaaaaaactgtGATGGGCATCTCACATAATCTGGATATGGGGTCTTTAACATGCTTTTATGAACCTCATTATTGTGAAGCAGGAGTTACAGCCCTCGTGGGAGATCCCCAAGACGCCGCAGTGTGTCACCTCGTGGGCGTAGCTATAGCAGATCACCACCGTACCGTGGGCGTGAGGAGTTGCCATATGCCAACGGGTATAGTTTTCTTTAACTCTGTATTCTTTCCCTACTTTTGATTTCATTGCAATGCTAATTGATTGAAGGGCTTCCTTGTTGAACTGTCAAAAGACCTTTTGCAACTTCAGAAACAATAGTGTGTTATTTAAGTCAAACACAAAGACACTCTCACATTCACATTGATACGCATGCACACAATCATTCATTTAGGGTCCTGTGTGCAGTttggtttttaatttattatatcaatGAAGTATTACTGCCAATTTTTCTGCAGAAATGGTGCAAGGGATCGTCGCAGAAGCAGGAGCTGAGCAGTGAAAACTTGGTAACTTGCCTTCGTTGGGAGGATCCTGGGATTAAGTGTGTTTAATATGTTTTGGACTTCAATACAtctatgtttttattttggtgaCGCCCTCAGGCTCTTGGATTTGGATAAGTTTTCTTCTTACTTTACTACCATGTTGGTTACATTTACTTTAGTTATGAATAGTTGCAGTTTCTTAATGAACACAAAACTATTTAAtgcttataatttattgagatAGCTGTTTAGAATGCTGCTAAAAGTACatgcttttcctttttctttttgtgtcGAGGACAAGGTGTCTTCTGGGTCTGCATCATTGGTTTAGTGGTTCTACACTCCCCTGGGGCTTCATTCTGTGCTGCCCTGCTATGGGATCTTCAATTTTGCTTCATTCTCTGCTGCCCTGCAATCAATTTTGCTTCATTGTGTGCTGCCCTGCTTTGGGATCTTCAATTTCCAATTATTGTGGGTCCCTACCGGCTTCATCTTTAGATGCTTCTCTGTTTGATTTGAGTCTCCTGCTGTGGAGCGCCTCCCTCAAATTCTAGtggcttttcttttatttaacttaaatGGATAGTGGAGCTGCTTCAAACACTTCTGGAAGGTATTTAATCTGTTCTTCAGAAGTTGGGGTCTTCTGGTCTTTCTAAAACGAATGGGTTTGGAATATTGaaatctaagtttaacatgAATTAAATAGATATGATGGTGAGTTTGTTCTCTTGAGCATGCATGATCTACCAACTTGTTATTTCATATTCCATTGAAGTCTTCTGCATGACAAGAATCAGTACGGAGCCGTAAAATTCAGTCTCTGGTTGGGTATGTCATTAGATTCTCTCGgtgatcttttattttaattcggGCATTTGGGGTCATGGATTGTTCATCTGTCTTTTGGTGACCTTGGCTGATTGATGTTGCTTTGGCCTGCTAGAGGAGCTCTTGCCATCATTGAGAGGTCTCCAGTACCAATTGGCCTTTGGCTCAGACCGATCATAGCTGGTTGACATATTCTGCCACAGATAATATGTTTGATCTTCTAGGATTTTGTATGACTTTAAACATGCTGCAATATGAATTGGCGTactcattttgttttggtatTCACTGGAGCATCGACCTACTTATTTTTAGCCACTATGTTATGTTAGTGGTTTAGTTTTCTAATATTTGCCTGGATCTAAATCAGTCTTTGCTAGTTTGCTTCTGTCATTACGCCTGGCATCTCATTTCTAGATTGCTCTCTTATCACCCCCAGAATTGTCTCAGAATTGTTGAGATTTCACTGGCATATGGCGACTTGCACTgttgctttctttcttttaatatttccaTGGTGTCAATGAAGTCTCagcttaattttattattgatattaattaaatgggTTTGCGATAAGTGTTGTGAGCGGAATCATGTTGAAATCATTAACGCCGTTGAGTCTGATCTGATTTACTGATTGAATCCATGCATGAAAGAAGGATTTCATTCTGCATGTTAGCTAAATAATGAGTTACCATTTTTCATTGGCATGCTAAATTGATGATTGTAGTTGTGAAATAAGTACATGTATTTCACCTAAACCTTTAGCTAAAAAGCGCAAGTCTTGTATATGAAGCGTTACTTCTCTAAATCAGTCATGGCAACACATATTTTCAATATGTGGTGATCCGAATCAGAAACAAATTTGTCGCCAACTATGAATGATAGTTATGATTGGATACAGATTAAGGTCCTGAGGTACTGTAGTTGTGAAAAAAAACAGTAAGtatgtaattatgaaataaaaattaataatatgcagtaaatataaattttaaataataattttgataaaattattaaagatataataaattttttatcgtatttataaaaaattatatcaatataatttttaagttacagtaattagtgtttattaaatattttattattgtaacttaaaagataCAACTACTTAACTTCAATTCTAAACGCACCTTAAGTTGTGTACATGAAATGTGCAAAACTTCTTCTGCCACCGAATGAAATCATagaagatttttgtttttcatgtgATGGTTTTAGAGAATGGTTTTAGAGAATTGAAGCCTTTTTTGACCGTAATATCAGAGCGCGGCTGTACCTTGTTGAGACCCGCTTGGCATATACTTCTAAATTATGAAAGCATAGACTTGTACAAGGCTTCTCGGCGCTGGCTTTAAGGAGGTGTCAATCGTTAGTGTTCACCACTGGGCCAGGGAGTAATTGACTaggaaattggaattgaagatataataataataatgatgatgatgatgataccGTTTGTAATGTTTGAACGCAGGATTACGAATTTGAGATGTACAATGATTGGATTCTGCGTCAGCATTCACTCTGTAATCTTCGTAAAAACGAAACGGCATCGTCAATAGTATGCATTTTGCGGGTACACCTGGCAAAAAGAAACACCGAAAAGCAAACAATTTTCATATTTCCCCCGCGATACCCGTCATTGGTTTGATTTGATGCAAATTTCAACTTGTCGTTTCCCCACGTGCGTTCGGGCAATGTCGTTGGTTCACCGCCGGAAAATCGATCATGTGGGGACCGCGAGCCGCACGCCTCACTTTTGGAACCTGTGAATTACGGGGTGCAGAGCTTGTCAATTCTCATTTGTCATTTCTCATTAACGAGACACACGTTAGTTCCGAATATTACACAACTAACTAATCAATAACTTTCGTCAATTGAAATTATGTATAGCTgtatcatcttcatcatcatcatcatcatcatcatcatcatcatcatcatcatcatcatcatcattactATTTACTCGAACCAGTAGGAGAGTGTTACTACTGCATTTCGTCTCTAATAGTCATTGGCCGGATCCTCCAAAAGGAGAATGGCGACCGGCCCTCACCTCCCCTCCTCAACAATCATTCACATTCATAATGAATATTGAGGAAAGGTTATGATTACGTTGGAATTCTCTTATGGTAGAGTATGTATTTTAACTACACATATAAagtaataaatgataaaaatttcgTTGTaactcattatttattattttatatatgtaaataaaattcgTATTCTACCATAAATAAACTACAACATAGCCGAACCCTTTGAGGAAAAATTTACATGAGTCGCATGACAAATTTTATCTATGTGAGAAGAGGTTGTTATTAtaccaattataaataattaaaaaaagacgGCTGCGCCTGGGACCTACTAATTGAATCCTGTTCTAGTGGCTGCACCACTGTCCCTGTTCTATCTAATTGACTGAATGACACGGGATCATGCTTCTAGATGCCTTTAAACTGaaatgtgtgtgtatgtacCCGGGCATGTATTCGGATGTGCGAGTCACTCACTATTCACTAACGGACGAAAATGATGGAAGAGTCAAATCAAAATTCCCCTGAAAACTCCGTtaacaaatatcattttattctcttttcaCTTCCTTTCATTTTTCGAACGGATATGCCCTTCACATCTATATCTAATCTCAGTCAAACTGTCTTCTTCAAACTAATTATTgcaagtttttttattttactataaaattatttgttttactgCTAGTTTTTAGTGGGCTTTTAATGGAACTCAAAACGCATAACCACTTAGTTATGTTTCTTCCCCACACGTCTCCCATCAAATTCTTTCAAGAAATATGTTGCGCAAGCTCTCTTTTGGGATTAAGTCATTAAATAATGGTGAATTTGTATGCAGGTGAATGACTTTCAAAAAGCATGGAGTTTCACAACGAGAAGCTTGTGAGGTGACTAAGTAACTGTCTACCTTACTTGCTTTTTCAGTTTCTTGCAACTTTTGATCaatggattattattattattttttcgtaGCTTTTACAATGTTGGAAAGAATAACCTTGAAACAGAAAAGCCATTGCCAGTATACAAAGCATCAGCTCCTCGGATAGAACATGAGGGCGGTATAGGTGAAAGAAACAGGACCACTACTTACAGAATCCCAAAATTTGGAAAGGTTAATAGTTTTCCCAGAAAATTATGAGCCATTGAGGAGGAAAATTCTTGATCCAAGCagtgatattttcttaaaatggAATAGGCTTTTTCTGTGTTGGTGCTTAGTTGCATTGTTTGTCGATCCTTTGTATTTTTACCTCCCATCAGTGGTGCACAGTGGCAATTCATCACGTATGACTTCTGATTTAAATTTTGGGATTATAATGTCACTTGTTTTCGAACTTTTGCCGATGTATTTTATCTGTTGCATATGGTTATTAAGTTCAGGACAGCTTATGTTTCCCCTAATTCTAGAGTTTTTGGAAGAGGTGAACTTGTTATGGATCCAAAGATGATTTCAGGCGGTACCTGAAATCAGATTTTTTTCATAGATCTGGTGGCTGCACTTCCCCTTCGTCAGGTactattatgaattttttttttctgggaTTAGGATTAAAAGTTTTTGTTAATACATCAATAATATGTTAATTGAGTATTCCGGATGAAAATGAGTAGTGCTTGGACAGTAGAGTAAAGCATAGAAAGACTAATCATACTCTGTTTGGATTCTGAGAGAGTGCAAGAAACTAAAACAGAGTAGTAGATGAACTTGAAATTCCTATATAGTCGGGGGGTGAAGCATCTCAataatttggattttggaaaCATGATAAAAAACATTTAGGTATATAACGAGAAATTGCCATCGGATGCTGTTCCTTAAATAAATGACAGGATTTAGGAGTAAAAATCCCAGcacatattattaaattacacACCCTTTTCTCgcacatgattttttttctttctcattgCTTGAAGTTTGTAACTTCTGAAGGCGAAAGTAAATAAGTAACATCTTATTGttgttctttttctctctcttgatTTGGCAGATTATGATATGGTTCATTTTACCGGCTGTCAGAAGCTCTCATGCTGATCACACCAACAATGCCCTCGTACTGATTGTTCTGCTCCAATATGCTCCCagattatatttgatttttcccTTAAGTTTCTAGATTATCAAGACGACAGGAGTAGTTGCAAAGACTGCTTGGGCGGGAGCTGCATAAAATCTTCTATTGTACATGTTGGCTAGTCATGTATGTAATTTCACCTCACTCAAAATTTGTACCTCACCATTTGTGCCAATCATTACACCCTATTAGCAGTCTCTAATTAGtcaattactttaaatttctCATGACTTGGCTTCTGCTCCTGCAGGtcttaggggcatcatggtatTTATTGTCAATTGAACGGCAAGCAACATGCTGGAAATCTGAATGCAAAAACAAATCAGGCCCTGTGAAATGCTTTCTTC encodes:
- the LOC102606969 gene encoding serine/arginine-rich splicing factor RSZ22 is translated as MSRVYVGNLDSRVSERDLEDEFRVFGVIRSVWVARRPPGYAFIDFDDYRDAQDAIRELDGKNGWRVELSHNSRGGGGGRGGGRGRSGGSDLKCYECGEPGHFARECRLRGGSGRRRSRSPRYRRSPSYGRRSYSPRGRSPRRRSVSPRGRSYSRSPPYRGREELPYANGNGARDRRRSRS